The genomic window CATCTTAGCAGTAAAATATGAAACATTAAGAGCACTATCAAAACTAATCTATCGTGGTTAAACCCCATAATAAAAATATTCGATTAATAATGCATGAACTCAAAAGAAGAAAAAGAAGAAGATTTATAAGAAAAGAACAGCTAGTAATTGTAGATAGGGTTTTAACTGTTAAATGTAATTATCTAACGGTATAAACAAATACAAAAATTTCTTCATTTAATATTTCCAATGAAAAACCAATATTAGAAGTGTTAATAGATAAAATAATAAATCCTTTAGATTATATTAACTGAAAACAATTACGAACAATTTATCAAGAGTTACGAAACCTATTATTCGAATTACTTCCCAAATAAGAGGATATTCGCCGAACAAAATTGAAAATCGATCGAAAAAGTATTCCAATTTCTCAAAGAAAAATTATGATTAGGCCATATACACTCAAACCCAAACTTTCCGCCTATTAAAAGCCTACATAAATGTATTTTTATTAGGAATAATAATATTCTACGGCTTAAACGAAACCCAAGAAATTTACGCATTGACAAACTCCACATAAAACAGACAAGCTTAATCATATATATTTTAAAGGTCTATATCATAAACTGTAAAATCTTAAGTTGAATATAATAAAAAGATTGGGACGATTATGAAAAACACATCATCTGAAAATCAAAAAGAATTTTATGAAAAATGCTACGATAGAGATACAAGCATATATTCAATTCCTAAAGACGATGACTTTATCTATGGACAAATACTCAAACAAATCCGCCCCTATTTAAGCCCTGGTCTAGAGGTATTGGATTTAGGATGCAATAATGGTACTTTAAGTTTATATATGGCAAAGTGTGGATGTGAAGTTACAGGAATAGACATTGCAAGTAATGCAATAGAATCTGCTAAAAATAACAGAGATCATCATAAATTATACAATGCTAAATTCAAGTCAATTGATTTTATTTCTGATTGGAATGAAGAAGCAGCCTTTGATTTTATTATTTGTAATCATGTTATTGAGCATGTTCCACAAGATGATATATTTTTAAAGAAAATCTTTGAATCTCTAAAAATTGGTGGAAATCTATTATTGATCACCCCAACATCCTATTCATCTCTTGTTTTTATGAGTAAATTATTTACAGGAAAATTTGAGCATGATGAGAAAGTTGGACATCTACGCCGTTATAATAAAAATCAAATTAAATATTTAGTTGAACAATCCGGATTTAAAATAAACAAGATACAATATTTAGACAGTGCTTTACGCGATTGGTTAATTCTTTTCAAACCTCTGAATATGCTAAAAAAATTATCATCTTATCCTCCGTTAGGGAAAGTAATTAATTTAACGGATTTCTTATTAGCAAATATATATTTCTTCCCGGCAGCCATTAGTATACATGCATATAAAGACAATCAAACGAAAATTTATAAAAATAAATAAACTAAACAGATTAATGGTTATTCTATAGGCTTAAATAATCTTTTAAATTCAATTCATTGGTACATTCACTAAGCATCACAGATAGACTTAATACAACTTGATTATAATAAAAATATAAAATTGTATTGTTTGGAGCTAGTATCTAAAGATAAGTAAATAAGATGAATTTTTCTTTCATTCTCCCTCAGAACCATATTATGTTCATGCAAAGAAAATAAATAGATAAATAGCTTAAAAAAGATTTTAAAGATTTTCGAACTCGATAATTAAAAAATAGGGTAATTTAATCTAACTTTTTTAAATAATAATAGATAAAAATTATAAAATTCCATAACTATTTTTATAATTATGTAGGTTATTAATTGTTAGATTTAATGTGAAAATCTGGGCAATTAAACTGATCTTTTGCTTAAATCTGTGCGTATTATATCTGTTTTATAAAATTACATTCTTAAGAATTGTTATATTGATTTTAAAGGATTTTTATATAGAAAACTTAAATAATGACTTTTACATAATATTTTTGGCGATTAAAATGAAAATACCATTAGCTCGCGCTTTAAAAAACCTTAAATGTAACTTGTTGGAAGTAATATATTTATAGATATCGACTCATGGAGAAACCCTGTAGAAAATAAGTCTAAAAGAGTATGAAACCCGTTAATAAGGTGTTAAGCGCTATATAAATTAGATTAATTGCCATGTTTTATGGAATTGATATTAAATATGTTGTTATTCAGTTAAATAACAGTAAGAGTTAAGAAAAGTATTCATGTTTTATCAACTTAGGTTATCTGGAAATTTCAGAGTTTTCTTCACGTTTTGAAGATGCAAGTACTATCAATTTTGTTTTAAAAAGTCTGATATAAAGAATTTAAAAGGGGATATAATTGAAAATAGGAAGAATAATCATTTGATTCAATTGATATCCGTATTTAGAATATAATCTTGACAAAAAAGTATTATGATGATCGAACTTTTAGAAGAAAAACGGGCTAGGAATTATAACTTCTCTAGCTCCAAAAAGTAATTATATTGGAGGCAATTAACAAATAGTAATGGATATATGACACTTGTAAAACCCATATGACCATGCTATTCCACTCCGGTGTTCATGTGAAGTTCAAATTTTATC from Methanofastidiosum sp. includes these protein-coding regions:
- a CDS encoding class I SAM-dependent methyltransferase; the encoded protein is MKNTSSENQKEFYEKCYDRDTSIYSIPKDDDFIYGQILKQIRPYLSPGLEVLDLGCNNGTLSLYMAKCGCEVTGIDIASNAIESAKNNRDHHKLYNAKFKSIDFISDWNEEAAFDFIICNHVIEHVPQDDIFLKKIFESLKIGGNLLLITPTSYSSLVFMSKLFTGKFEHDEKVGHLRRYNKNQIKYLVEQSGFKINKIQYLDSALRDWLILFKPLNMLKKLSSYPPLGKVINLTDFLLANIYFFPAAISIHAYKDNQTKIYKNK